GAACTCTGCCGGCAGATTCTCGAACTGGGTCCCACCACGCTTTTGTTGTTCGAGCACAGTGAGTTCAACCTCTACAGCATACTTGCCGAGCTGGAACAGCGTTGCCAGCGAGAGGCATTGACCGTTCATGTGCTCCCCATACTGGGGTCGGTGCGTGATCAGGGCAAACTGCTGCATACCATGCGCACCTGGCATGTGGAAACCGTCTACCACGCGGCGGCCTACAAGCATGTGCCGATGGTTGAGCACAACATCGCCGAGGGTGTGCTCAACAATGTGATCGGAACCTTGCACGCGGCCCAGTCCGCCTTGCAGGCCGGGGTCTCCAACTTTGTCCTGATCTCGACCGACAAGGCCGTGCGCCCCACCAATGTCATGGGCAGTAGCAAGCGCTTGGCCGAAATGGTCCTGCAGGCTCTGAGTCGGGAGAGTTCCGCGACGCTCTGGGGGGACAGGAACGCTATTCCGCATATCAATTCCACACGTTTCACCATGGTGCGTTTTGGCAATGTGCTGGGTTCCTCAGGTTCAGTGATTCCATTGTTCCGTCAACAGATCAAGTCCGGCGGGCCGCTGACTGTCACGCACCCGAAGATCACCCGATACTTCATGACCATTCCGGAGGCTGCGCAGTTGGTGATCCAGGCCGGGTCCATGGGGTTGGGCGGGGATGTCTTCGTGCTGGATATGGGGGAGCCGGTGAAGATCGTCGAGCTGGCGGAAAAGATGGTGCATCTCTCAGGGCTCAGTGTCCGCTCGGAACGCAATCCGACAGGGGACATTGCCATCGAGTTCACAGGGTTGCGGCCAGGCGAGAAGTTGTACGAGGAACTGCTGATCGGTGATAACGTGGAGGCGACACGGCACCCGATGATAATGAGTGCCCACGAGGATTATCTCGCCTGGGAAATCCTCAAGGAGCGCCTCGATCAGCTGGTGGGCGCGGTATCGGCAGATGACTATGCACGCGTACGGCAACTGCTGCGCGAAGTGGTGAGTGGCTACTCGCCAGACGGGGAAATCGTCGACTGGATCTACCAGCAACGACGGCTAGACCCCTGAGTATCACTGCTGCACCAGGAAAGCCCGACTAAATGTCTGGGCTTTTTTTTTGCTTTCGGTTGAGTACACTTTTTTACAATTTGATGGCAGTTGATATGATAGGGCCAGGAGCTGTTCTAAAAATTGGCAAAGGAGGTGCCAGACAAGATGCCGTCGATGAGGTGATAAGGAGAAGTCAGGGTGAGGGTTGATGTTTAAGCGTACGTGTGGAGTTTTGGTTGTATTGGTGCTGGCGGGTTTGTTTCTGGTGCGTGCCCTGAATGGTCCGCAAGGGAAGTGTCAGATTTTTTGTGTGCGGGCCGGTAACGGCCTGCCGTCAGGCAGGCCCTGACTTTCACCAGGTCGGCCTGATGAACCGATCTCCGTACAAAATCGCGAATTGATTCATCGCACTTTTCCAATCATGCGCCGCTGAGCCCCAGTTCGCCGTGATGTTTCGCAGCCCCAGCCAGATCAGCTTGGTAGCTGCATCATCGTTCGGGAAATGGCCTCGGGTCTTGATGATCTTGCGCAGCTGGGCATTGATACTCTCGATGGCGTTGGTGGTGTAGATCACTTTCCGGATGGCTGGTGGGAAGACAAAGAAGGGAATCACTCGATCCCAGGCGCGTCTCCAGGCCGCAACGACCGTTGGATACTGCTTGCCCCAGGGCCCGTTTTCAAACTCATCGAGTGCCTGCTCAGCCGCTTCGGCGTTGATGGCCTGGTAGATCGGCTTGAGCGCCTTGGCCAGTGCCCGCCGCTTGTCCCAGGCTGCAAAGTCCAGGCTGTTGCGGATCAGGTGCACGATGCACGTCTGCAGCGTCGTCTCTGGAAACACGGCGCTGAGAGCCTCTGGCATGCCTTTGAGGCCATCGGTCACGGCAATCAGCACATCCTCGACACCACGTGTCTTGAGATCGTTAAAGACCTTCATCCAGAACTTCGCACCCTCGGTGTTCTCGATCCAGATGCCCAAGATATCGCGCGTCCCGTCGGGTAGAACGCCCAGCGCCAAGTAAATGGCCTTGTTGCGCACCAAGCCTTCTTCGCGGATCTTCACCCGCAGTGCATCGAAGAAAATGACCGGGTACATGGGCTCCAGTGGCCGCTGCTGCCACGCGCCAATTTCTTCCATGACCTCGTCTGTCACAGAGCTGATGAAGTCGGGTGAGACCTCTGTTCCATACTGCTCGGACAGAAAGGCTCGGATCTCTCTGACCGTCATGCCACGGGCGTACATGGCGATGATCTTGTCATCGAAACCGGTGTACCGCCGCTCATGCTTGGGGATGAGAATGGGCGCAAAACTGCCGTCTCGGTCACGAGGAATTTCCAGCCGCAGCGGGCCATCGCCGGTCAAAACCGTCTTGCCACTCTTGCCGTTACGCTGGTTGGTTTCATCCTCTGGGCGCTGCGCGCCCGGCGGATAACCCAGGTGGTGGCCAAGTTCAGCGTGCAGAGCGCGTTCGATCAAGGCCTTCTTGAACGCCGCAGAGGCATCCTCGATAGCCTCTGCGGTCATCAGGCCCTCACCGAACTGCTCCAGCAGCTCTTTGGGGATTTTGGGCAGGTCACGCAAGGGTTTCTTTTTGGTTGGCATACATGCACCTCTTACTCATGTTATGCCCGAACACAAAATTTCTGACACCCTCTCCGCAAGGCAGTGATGACGTCAAGCAGTCTCCGGTTGCGTATTGGCAATCGTACTCACAGAGTCCCGAAAACGGTGTGCATGAATTTGTCGAAGGGCACTTCGACTACCAGATCGACCGGCTCGCCTCTCCATCCGAGGATTTTCATACCGGGTATGCTTTCATCCATAAAGGCGATTTGTACTTTGAGGATCTTGGTAATGGCTACCAATTCAAGCTTTTAGAAGGCGGTGGTTATCAGCAGGTACACCTGCGACGGTCGGGTGACTATCGGGCCGCGAACCATGAGTTTAGCTTTGATTACAAGACCAGCGAGTATTCTGCATGTTCCACTTCAGGCTCGCGGCCGTGCCAGAAAATTCGTGTGAATCCAGGTACGTTTCCCTATGTGTATGCCAACGCCAATGGTGCGGTTATTACAGTGACAAATTACGGTGACGCATTGCTGTTCAGGCGCGGCAGGTGGTGCCGAATGACCATGGAAAACGATATTTATTCCTGCGCACGCCCCGTTATCGAGCCGCTGAGCAAGCCCAGGGCAATCCAGTTCTACAGTTCCATCTCGTATCGTGGTAAGCAACTGCTTGGCGAATGGCCGACTGGGCGCATCTATGAGTTTGATGGGGCGCAACTTAAACCTTCGGATATGACCCCACCGAAAATTGCAGAGCTAGTTCCCCAGCGTTTGGGCTTCGAGGCTCAGTCAATGGCTGAGTATTGCGGGGACCTGTTTGTGGGGTACTGGCCGAAGGGGGAGGTATGGCGGTATGACCACCAGGCAGAGCATTGGCAGCTGCTGAGGAGGTTCTTCAGCGCAGTGGAGGGGGAGACGTTCGTTCCCTATATGGATCGTGCCGCTGATACCTTGGACAGTGCCTTTTTCGGACAGCGAGTCACAGCTCTAGTGCCTCATGGAGACGCCTTGTACGTGGCAACCTCCAACTTGCGTACATGGAGGGCCAATGATGCCATTCCCGACGTCATGAATCCTGCCAGGCTGGCTGAATACGGGGCACTCTACAAGGTGACACGCCAGGGTTGTAAGACAACCTACGCAAGTGCTCAGCGATAGGGGGCTCTACTTGGCTTCGGTAGAGAGTGATACCGGACTTATCGATCATGGCTGCGCGCGGCAGGGATCGTGAGGCGACCAACACACTGTAACAGTTCGACTGTTAGGGTGTGTTGGTCGCAGTACCAGATGGCGACGGGGCCTTGCCATGACGTTCTGGTGCCAGAAGCATCCGGTAAAGGCTTGCGTCGGCGAGGCGATTGCCGTGAGCGATATCGCGATCTAACGTTAGGGGGCAACCAAGGAACGTTGCTTCATTTTAGCCGCAAGGAGTGATACCTCATGCGTAATACCATACTGTCATACCTGTTGCTTTCGTTTTTCGCCGCTCTTCCCTTTAACATCAGCGCAGCTTCCAGTGTGGACAGCCAGCCCGTCGCCACAGTGGTGAGCCCACAGGACGAGGGTGATCGGGTGGACCTGAACAAGGCTGATAGCCAGACCTTGCAAAAGGCGCTCGATGGCATCGGCCAGTCCAAGGCCCAGGCAATCATTGCCTACAGAGAAGCGAACGGTCCGTTCACTTCGGTGGATGAGCTGTTGGAAATCAAGGGCATCGGCAGCGCGTTGCTTGAGCGTAACCGTGACCGGTTGACGGTCGAGTAATGCAATCGACAGCCGATCAGGCGTCTTGCCCGGTCGGCCTGTCGGTCACTTAGCGATCCTGCGCATCCTTCGCGTCCGCCTCGGCATTGCGCTCATGCACCTTCTTCAACTGCTCCTCGGTCAACGGCAACTTCTTCGCCGTATCCCGCAGCATCATCAATCCGCCGACAATCGACCCGAGAGCAACCAGCAGTATCAACCAGGCATACCAAGGCATCGAGATTCTCCTGAAAGCGTGTAGGGCACCGCTTACATGGCATTCGAGCCATTGCCGCAGCCGTTGGTTCAATTATAGGAGCCGCCCCCGCTCGGGCCAAATCTCATGACCCGCGGCCCCCAAACCCCACGCCACTTCGTTTACAATGCGCGCCGTTTACGACTTGCCAAGAGACCCTGCCCATGTCCGCCTGCCAGACGCCCCTGATCGTCGCCCTGGATTTCCCCACCCGTGACGCCGCACTGAAGCTGGCCGACCAGCTCGACCCTGCCCTGTGCCGGGTCAAGGTGGGCAAGGAACTGTTCACCAGCAGCGCCTCAGGGATAGTCGAAACCCTGTGCAGCAAGGGCTTCGAAGTGTTCCTCGACCTCAAGTTCCACGACATCCCCAACACCACCGCCATGGCGGTCAAGGCCGCGGCTGAGATGGGTGTATGGATGGTCAACGTGCACTGCTCCGGTGGCCTGCGCATGATGTCGGCCTGCCGCGAGGAGCTGGACAAGCGCAGCGGCCCGCAGCCGCTGCTGATCGGCGTGACCGTGCTGACCAGCATGGAGCGTGAGGACCTGGCCGGCATTGGCCTGGATGTCGATCCGCAGGAGCAGGTGCTGCGCCTGGCGGCGCTCGCGCAAAAAGCCGGCATGGACGGTCTGGTGTGCTCGGCACTGGAAGCGCCGGCACTGAAGGCGGCGCATCCGTCGCTGCAATTGGTGACCCCGGGGATTCGCCCGGCGGGCAGTGCCCAGGATGACCAGCGCCGGATTCTGACCCCGCGTCAGGCACTGGACGCCGGCTCCGATTACCTGGTCATCGGGCGTCCGATCAGCCAGGCGGCGGATCCTGCCAAGGCGTTGGCTGCCGTTGTGGCTGAAATCCGCGGTTGAATCAGGGATCGTGGGAGCGGGCTTGCCCCGCTCCCACAAGGCGCCTGGCTGCTGATATCAGACCTTCAACACCAGCTTGCCGAAATTCT
This window of the Pseudomonas mosselii genome carries:
- a CDS encoding polysaccharide biosynthesis protein, with amino-acid sequence MDKLRAALLGLPRRKKRALQVVVDLLLVWCALWMSFIVRLGFEDAGNPMASHPWLFAAAPLIAIPTFIRFGMYRAVMRYFGNDALIVIFKAVGLSSLALALVVYWYSNHATLVPRSIIFNYWWLSMVMLGGLRLIMRQYFLGDWFSTVKHVPFASQDDGLPRVAIYGAGAAGNQLVAALRMGRTMRPVAFIDDDPDIAERVISGLHVYKPRNIQRLINVTGAQEVLMAIPSASRGRRREILTYLEGFPLHVRSVPGLMDLASGRVKVDDIQEVDIADLLGRDAVPPQEGLLERCITGKVVLVTGAGGSIGSELCRQILELGPTTLLLFEHSEFNLYSILAELEQRCQREALTVHVLPILGSVRDQGKLLHTMRTWHVETVYHAAAYKHVPMVEHNIAEGVLNNVIGTLHAAQSALQAGVSNFVLISTDKAVRPTNVMGSSKRLAEMVLQALSRESSATLWGDRNAIPHINSTRFTMVRFGNVLGSSGSVIPLFRQQIKSGGPLTVTHPKITRYFMTIPEAAQLVIQAGSMGLGGDVFVLDMGEPVKIVELAEKMVHLSGLSVRSERNPTGDIAIEFTGLRPGEKLYEELLIGDNVEATRHPMIMSAHEDYLAWEILKERLDQLVGAVSADDYARVRQLLREVVSGYSPDGEIVDWIYQQRRLDP
- a CDS encoding IS256 family transposase, whose product is MPTKKKPLRDLPKIPKELLEQFGEGLMTAEAIEDASAAFKKALIERALHAELGHHLGYPPGAQRPEDETNQRNGKSGKTVLTGDGPLRLEIPRDRDGSFAPILIPKHERRYTGFDDKIIAMYARGMTVREIRAFLSEQYGTEVSPDFISSVTDEVMEEIGAWQQRPLEPMYPVIFFDALRVKIREEGLVRNKAIYLALGVLPDGTRDILGIWIENTEGAKFWMKVFNDLKTRGVEDVLIAVTDGLKGMPEALSAVFPETTLQTCIVHLIRNSLDFAAWDKRRALAKALKPIYQAINAEAAEQALDEFENGPWGKQYPTVVAAWRRAWDRVIPFFVFPPAIRKVIYTTNAIESINAQLRKIIKTRGHFPNDDAATKLIWLGLRNITANWGSAAHDWKSAMNQFAILYGDRFIRPTW
- a CDS encoding protein kinase family protein, giving the protein MHLLLMLCPNTKFLTPSPQGSDDVKQSPVAYWQSYSQSPENGVHEFVEGHFDYQIDRLASPSEDFHTGYAFIHKGDLYFEDLGNGYQFKLLEGGGYQQVHLRRSGDYRAANHEFSFDYKTSEYSACSTSGSRPCQKIRVNPGTFPYVYANANGAVITVTNYGDALLFRRGRWCRMTMENDIYSCARPVIEPLSKPRAIQFYSSISYRGKQLLGEWPTGRIYEFDGAQLKPSDMTPPKIAELVPQRLGFEAQSMAEYCGDLFVGYWPKGEVWRYDHQAEHWQLLRRFFSAVEGETFVPYMDRAADTLDSAFFGQRVTALVPHGDALYVATSNLRTWRANDAIPDVMNPARLAEYGALYKVTRQGCKTTYASAQR
- a CDS encoding ComEA family DNA-binding protein, coding for MRNTILSYLLLSFFAALPFNISAASSVDSQPVATVVSPQDEGDRVDLNKADSQTLQKALDGIGQSKAQAIIAYREANGPFTSVDELLEIKGIGSALLERNRDRLTVE
- a CDS encoding DUF2897 family protein, which produces MPWYAWLILLVALGSIVGGLMMLRDTAKKLPLTEEQLKKVHERNAEADAKDAQDR
- the pyrF gene encoding orotidine-5'-phosphate decarboxylase, whose protein sequence is MSACQTPLIVALDFPTRDAALKLADQLDPALCRVKVGKELFTSSASGIVETLCSKGFEVFLDLKFHDIPNTTAMAVKAAAEMGVWMVNVHCSGGLRMMSACREELDKRSGPQPLLIGVTVLTSMEREDLAGIGLDVDPQEQVLRLAALAQKAGMDGLVCSALEAPALKAAHPSLQLVTPGIRPAGSAQDDQRRILTPRQALDAGSDYLVIGRPISQAADPAKALAAVVAEIRG